From the Flavobacterium galactosidilyticum genome, one window contains:
- a CDS encoding helix-turn-helix domain-containing protein has product MINETTKSALLLQFGKRLGEIKKQKGLSYRKIAENCDLDASFISKIEKGTENITLETILNLSYGLKIQPKEFFDFKVDLEKE; this is encoded by the coding sequence ATGATTAATGAAACTACAAAAAGTGCACTTTTACTGCAATTTGGTAAAAGGCTCGGAGAAATAAAAAAACAGAAAGGTTTAAGTTATAGGAAGATTGCTGAAAATTGTGATCTCGACGCAAGTTTTATTAGTAAAATTGAAAAAGGAACTGAAAATATAACATTAGAAACAATACTTAATTTATCATATGGACTTAAAATACAGCCTAAGGAGTTTTTTGATTTTAAAGTAGATTTAGAAAAAGAATAG